A region from the Vicia villosa cultivar HV-30 ecotype Madison, WI linkage group LG3, Vvil1.0, whole genome shotgun sequence genome encodes:
- the LOC131659162 gene encoding uncharacterized protein LOC131659162: MPTHGGSGVNVIESEEIRVVSDVGCLTFPLMSVKQHLVNSGIFPGCGVDWEDCKSQPEGCADLKSMVQELIDEGPLQFYRRMRGAKSGDGEVAVISIPYEPVVPICIQVPIQIPVGIPYEEQPAALMITVLGPIPYESEKVVPWHYGSDVYYYGTKEEGDPSKKKFVEAAVANTDNFAGTGRITRSGRVFSPQLVQKDADALAKAKGKQAVTDVQNSPTQNGAPDNDVSSKDVEELLRIIRKSDYKVVEQLGQTQSKISILQLLMCSEKISVNQLEAVANNISAGNGLGFTHRDLPPEGKNHNKAFHILMECKGTTLSRVLVDTGSSLNVLPKSALMRIDYAGVELRPSELMVRAFDGSRRSVFGEVDLPIQVGPQIFTITFYVMDIQPAYCCLLGRPWIHKAGAVTSTLHQKLKYPVDGKVVTVCGEEDYIMSHLYSFRYVEIEGNIHETSFQAFEAVNAVRIPLYEVTKPETVMSSLKDAQDAVETGKMEGWGQNGQVNAIVNGEEVDNDCDFDSWIHPSMSLQVHRIGTIADLAE; this comes from the exons ATGCCTACTCACGGAGGTTCGGGTGTGAATGTCATTGAGAGTGAAGAGATAAGGGTTGTATCTGATGTGGGCTGTTTGACTTTTCCTCTTATGTCTGTGAAGCAACATCTGGTTAATAGCGGCATCTTCCCGGGCTGTGGCGTTGATTGGGAGGATTGCAAGAGTCAACCCGAAGGTTGTGCTGATTTGAAAAGTATGGTACAAGAGCTGATTGACGAGGGTCCTCTTCAATTTTATCGAAGGATGAGAGGTGCGAAGAGTGGGGATGGCGAAGTGGCAGTGATTTCAATTCCTTATGAACCAGTTGTTCCAATATGTATCCAAGTGCCTATTCAGATACCTGTAGGTATCCCATATGAGGAACAACCAGCGGCGTTGATGATTACCGTGCTAGGGCCTATTCCATATGAGAGTGAGAAGGTCGTCCCTTGGCATTATGGTTCAGACGTATATTACTATGGCACGAAGGAGGAGGGTGATCCATCTAAAAAGAAGTTTGTTGAGGCCGCAGTTGCAAACACTGATAATTTTGCCGGTACTGGTAGAATTACTCGCAGTGGTAGGGTGTTCTCCCCTCAGCTTGTCCAAAAAgatgcagatgctttggctaaggcCAAAGGAAAACAAGCGGTGACTGATGTCCAGAATTCTCCGACTCAGAATGGGGCACCGGATAATGATGTATCTTCCAAGGATGTAGAAGAATTATTGAGAATCATCAGGAAGTCCGATTACAAAGTTGTTGAGCAATTGGGTCAGACTCAGTCAAAGATTTCTATCTTGCAATTGTTGATGTGTTCGGAG AAGATATCTGTGAATCAGTTAGAGGCAGTGGCCAATAATATTTCCGCTGGAAATGGTTTGGGGTTTACTCATcgtgatcttcctccagaagggaaAAACCATAACAAAGCGTTTCATATTTTGATGgagtgtaaggggacgactttgtcccgtgttttggttgatactggTTCCTCCCTGAACGTGCTTCCCAAATCGGCCCTTATGAGAATTGACTATGCTGGTGTTGAATTGAGACCCAGTGAGTTGATGGTACGCGCTTTTGatggttcaaggaggtctgtgttcggagaGGTAGACTTGCCTATCCAAGTTGGTCCTCAGATCTTCACCATAACTTTTTATGTAATGGATATTCAGCCTGCTTACTGCTGTCtattgggacgaccatggattcacAAGGCCGgcgctgtgacatccactcttcatcagaagttaaagtatccagtTGATGGTAAAGTGGTGACAGTTTGTGGTGAGGAGGATTATATCATGAGTCACTTGTATTCTTTCCGATATGTGGAGATCGAAGGTAATATACATGAGACGTCGTTCCAAGCGTTTGAGGCTGTAAATGCTGTGAGAATTCCTCTTTACGAGGTAACAAAGCCAGAAACAGTTATGTCCTCTTTGAAAGATGCTCAGGATGCTGTTGAGACTGGAAAGATGGAAGgttgggggcaa AACGGTCAGGTTAATGCCATTGTCAATGGCGAGGAGGTGGATAATGACTGtgactttgatagctggattcATCCAA GTATGTCTTTGCAAGTGCATCGGATCGGCACAATAGCAGATCTAGCCGAATGA
- the LOC131659163 gene encoding uncharacterized protein LOC131659163, protein MVLVRVVICVLFHCVVDYGCWFSGLTFYVPCGIPFEAEPLALYYMCCRQSRMPGIFKSSPKLKMDILTDTVKKRTRHTSAYKIPDIDDSGLISLSSRLKGEVLRDFNHDYGNLLSILNTSFDPMALITLFQFYDPQLRCFTFQDYQLVPTLEEFSYILNIRITDDVPFVRVPKVVRFERIAEALHMGIKEVERNWKSSGGVSGFSLCFLISRAEDAAKKEHWVDFSRLLAIMIYGIVLFPSRENFWFMLHLPVRGPFVLKKSSLKWSDRIVNLTSYDIRWNYCVGKVWNIITSCGQYPNVPLMGTRGCISYNPTLAYCQLGYAMERAQNDVEVFESVYFADGKDPLELEKIAYAWTKVHKRDQTTLKKKVPIAMGPYRKWVEAKVADLLMPFARSCPLYEQPPGVLSDTVAAELYIQAKADNIQLKAKDKEVGLERYFQDHEKAELARKLKHGQGEGSNMTRAQRRSHDLMEEILYR, encoded by the exons atggttcttgttcgagtggtgatTTGTGTCTTATTCCATTGTGTTGTTGACTATGGGTGTTGGTTCAGTGGATTGACATTCTATGTTCCCTGTGGTATACCATTTGaggccgaacctttggctctgtATTATATGTGTTgccggcagtccagaatgcctg GGATATTCAAGAGTTCACCCAAGTTGAAGATGGACATTCTCACCGATACTGTCAAAAAACGTACGAGGCATACCAGCGCTTACAAGATTCCGGATATTGATGATTCGGGGTTGATAAGTTTGAGTTCTCGGTTGAAAGGGGAGGTTCTCCGTGACTTCAATCATGATTATGGCAATTTGCTCTCCATCCTCAATACATCTTTTGATCCGATGGCTTTGATCACCCtatttcagttctatgatccgcaGTTGAGATGTTTTACATTCCAGGACTATCAACTGGTCCCAACGCTCGAGGAATTTTCTTACATACTCAACATCCGAATCACTGATGATGTACCATTCGTTCGAGTTCCCAAGGTTGTGAGGTTTGAAAGGATAGCTGAAGCTCTTCACATGGGTATAAAGGAGGTGGAAAGAAATTGGAAGTCATCGGGCGGTGTTTCAGGTTTCTCTCTTTGCTTTCTGATTAGTAGGGCTGAGGATGCGGCTAAGAAAGAGCATTGGGTTGATTTTAGTCGTTTGCTTGCTATCATGATCTATGGCATTGTCTTATTCCCATCAAGAGAGAATTTT TGGTTCATGTTGCATTTGCCGGTGAGAGGACCTTttgtgctcaagaagagttctcttAAGTGGTCAGATAGGATTGTTAACCTCACATCTTATGACATCAGGTGGAACTATTGTGTGGGGAAGGTTTGGAACATCATCACTAGTTGCGGTCAATATCCCAACGTTCCTCTCATGGGAACCAGAGGTTGTATTAGTTATAATCCCACGCTCGCTTACTGTCAATTGGGATATGCAATGGAAAGGGCTCAGAATGATGTAGAAGTGTTTGAATCAGTGTACTTTGCCGATGGTAAAGATCCTTTGGAGTTAGAAAAGATAGCGTATGCTTGGACTAAAGTCCACAAGAGAGATCAGACTACTTTGAAgaagaaggttcctattgctatgGGTCCTTACAGGAAGTGGGTTGAGGCAAAAGTGGCAGATCTGTTAATGCCATTTGCGAGGTCATGTCCGTTGTACGAGCAACCTCCTGGGGTTTTATCTGATACAGTTGCGGCTGAACTCTATATTCAAGCCAAAGCGGACAACATCCAGCTAAAAGCAAAGGACAAAGAGGTTGGTTTGGAGAGGTATTTTCAAGACCACGAAAAGGCGGAATTGGCTCGTAAGCTTAAGCATGGGCAAGGTGAAGGTTCAAACATGACACGTGCTCAAAGGCGATCTCATGACTTGATGGAGGAAATCTTGTACCGATAA